The nucleotide sequence CATTGAGCTGGGGCTGATCCGCACCCAGGAACTGCTGGCGGCCCGGCGTATCGACGGCGGGGAACAGTTTTTTACACGTGCTTTTGACTTCGGATTTTCAAAAAACCCCGAAGAAACCTTTACGATCTGGAACCGCGCACTGGTTCTGAGCGATGTGGTGTGGGTGATCCGTAAATTTCAGCCGGATGTGATCATTACCCGGTTCCCGACAACGGGAGAGGGCGGTCATGGGCATCATACCGCGTCGGCCATCCTGGCCAACGAGGCGTTCAAACTGGCTGCCGACCCCGGTCAGTTCCCGGAGCAGTTAAAATATGTAAAGCCCTGGCAGGCGAAACGCATTCTTTGGAACACCTTTAATTTTGGTGGAAATAACACAACGGCTCCCTCTCAGTTCAAGATGGATGCAGGGGCCTATAATGCACCGCTTGGAAAAAGCTATGGAGAGATCGCGGCACTGAGCAGAAGTCAGCATAAAAGCCAGGGCTTCGGTTCCGCGGGAACCCGCGGGGAAAGCTGGGAGTATTTTAAAACGACCGGCGGCGATGCACCTGCAACGGACCTTATGGATGATGTTGATCTTACCTGGGCCCGCGTAGGGCCGGAGGGAACGACGATCAGCGAAGCGATCAAAAAGATCGAAACGCAGTTTTCTGTTGTAAATCCTGCCGCTGCTGTGAAACCGCTGGCAGCCCTTTATCAGCAGATCGGGAAACTTCCGGATTCTTACTGGAAACGTAAAAAGCTGGAGGAAGTGCAGGAGCTGATCCGCCAGTGCTGTGGGTTGTTTATAAAAGCCACCAGCGCTGTACAGATGTTGTTCCCGGGAGAAACGGTAAAATTCACTACCGCTATTATCAACCGCTCGGCTGCCCGGGTACAGCTCAAGGGCATCAAGGTGGGAAATGATCATGTATCCCTGGACCTGCCGCTGGAAAAGAACCGCAATGTAAACCAGACCGTAACGGTAGCCATCCCCGATGATGTGCCATTGAGCCAGCCCTACTGGCTGCGCGAAACAATGGCTGCGGCCAACTATACTGTGCCGGATCAGCAGCAGATAGGCATCCCGGATGCGTTGCCCGCCTACACTGCGGAAATAGCTGTTACGATAGAGGGTATGCCATTTACTCTTACAGAGCCGGTACGTTATAATTTTACCGACCCGGTAAAAGGAGAACTTTATGAACCGGTTGTCATTGCACCAAAAGTTACGGTACAGCTATCACCCAAGCTGGTATTGTTTCAGAAAGGAACAACAGGGACAAAGCAATTAAAACTGCAACCGGTTATCAATAAACCGCTCCCGGGGCAGCTGGGTGTTGGTCTGGCAGGGCTTCCCGGAACAGCCGCCGCTGCCGTGGCGGATACCGGTGCGGGGGTACAGATACCCGTTACCAACCAGCAGCTGACGCAGCCCGTAACTTCGGTGTACGGAACCGTCTGGGATCAGACAAAACCGGAGAAGAAATATGCGCAGGCGCTGAAATCGATCCACTACGATCACATTCCTTACATTAATTATTTCTTTACCGATTCGGTAAAACTGCTGAACATCGACCTGAAAACGGCGGGTAAAAGGATCGGGTACATCCCGGGTGCCGGTGATAAAGTGCCGGAAGTACTGACCGCTATGGGATACGAGGTGGTATTACTCGACCGCAGCAGGCTGACGGGGTCCGACCTTTCCGGTTTTGATGCGATCATCAGCGGTGTACGTGCTTATAATATCCATGAATGGCTGAACGAGTCCTATGATAAATTAATGGCTTATATTCGTAACGGGGGAAACCTGATCGTACAATACAATACCAATAACAATATCGGTCCTGTAAAAGCGAAGATCGGCCCCTACAGTTTCGCTATTTCGAGAAACCGGATCACAGATGAAAAAGCCCGCGTCCGTTTCACCGATCCTGTCATGCCGGTGCTCAATTATCCGAATAAGATTACACAGGAAGATTTTGAAGGATGGGTGCAGGAGCGGAGCACGTATCATGCAGCGGACTGGGATGCACAGCTGAAGCCGGTATTTGCCATGAAGGATCCGGGTGAACAGGAAGATACCGGAGCCCTGGTTACCGGTAAATACGGGAAAGGATATTTTACGTATTGCGGTATCGCCTTTTTCCGGCAACTGCCGGCAGCGGTTCCGGGAGCGATCCGTTTATTTGCAAATATTATTGCATTAAATTCGCAGCTTTCAACAAGTGCAAATGACAGATAAGAAAAAAGAATTTATGGGGGTCCGCAGGGGAGAAATGGCCTTTATTGTTGCCATTGTGATCGGATTGGTGGTTGGAACCCTTATAAAGAAGATACGGCTGGGTCTTATGCTCGGATTGATCATTGGGCTCGGGATCGTATTTATGAACAGCCTGCGGGCAAAACGATAAGTTGTTGAAAACAGGAGGAGTCCTGGTATTTTTAGTTGATTGTTCTCTGTAACATTTGCCGGAAACGCAGGTGCTGAGCGCTGCTGCCGGCAAACCCTGTGAAAGATGAGTGAAAAAAACAACATACAGGAAACAGAACGGGCACCGCTGCTGGGATCCTGGTCCCGCTGGTATATTCTTGTGATTGCCGTGCTTTTTATTTTGATTGCCTGTTTTTACCAGATCACTAAAACCTTCTCATGAAGTCACTGGATTGGGTTGTACTGATTGTAACATTGACGGGTATCATCCTTTACGGGATCTATAAAAGCCGTACTACGCGCGATCTGGATGGCTATTTTCTTTCCAACCGCAGCATGCCCTGGTACCTGATTCTCTTAAGTATCATGGGTACGCAGGCCAGTGCCATCACATTCCTTGCAGCCCCGGGCCAGGCCTATACGGACGGGATGCGTTTTATCCAGTATTATTTCGGACTACCGCTGGCAGCCATTGTTATCTGTATCTCTTTTGTTCCGGTGTTCAGCCGGCTGAAGGTGTTTACAGCCTACGAATACCTGGAACACCGGTTTGATCTGAAAACACGTACGTTTACCTCCTTCCTTTTTCTTTTGCAACGTGGCTTATCAACCGGCATCAGTATTTATGCGCCATCGATCATTCTTTCCGTATTGTTGGGCTGGAATATTTATCTCACCAACCTGTTCATGGGCGGACTGCTGATCATTTATACCGTAACCGGTGGTGCACGTGCAGTGGCATATACACAAACCTTCCAGTTCCTGATCATTATGGGCGCTATGGCTGTGGCGGGGTATTTTATTGTAAAGGACCTGCCCCCGGGTATCGGGTTTACGGATGCCCTTCGGGTAGGCGGTAAGCTGGGGAAAATGAATATAGTGACCTCCGGTATCACCGATGGTAAGTTTGACTGGGGCGACCGTTATAATATCTTCAGCGGAATGATCGGGGGCTTTTTCCTGCTGCTTTCTTATTTTGGTACCGATCAGTCGCAGGTAGGGCGCTACCTTACTGCCCGGAGTCTGACCGAAAGCAGGCTGGGGCTGCTGATGAACGGCATCGTAAAGATCCCGATGCAGTTCTTTATCCTGCTGCTCGGAGTACTTGTATTTGCGTTTTACCAGTTCAACAAAGCCCCGGCTTTCTTCAATGAGTTTGAATTGAACCGGCTGGAACAGTCGGTTTATAAGGACTCCCTACACCAGTTGCAGCAGGAGCTGCAATCGATCCAGCAGCGGAAGGACGCGGCACTGGCACTCTATCCCGGTCAGCGCGAAACAGCCTTCGGCCAGTTGCAGGAGTTGCAGAAGGAAACAGAGACCGTGCGTTCACAGATCAAAGGACTGGTGAAAAAGAACGGCGGCGCAGACAATGATACCAATTATATTTTCCTGCATTTTGTAGTAGATTATTTACCGGCCGGACTGGTGGGCCTGATCATCGCGATCATTTTCCTGGCCAGTTGGGGAAGTATTGCAGCGGCGCTGAATTCGCTGGCGTCGAGTACGATGATCGATTTTCATAAAAGGTTCCGCATAAAACATACAGCACAGGAGAAAGAGTACCGTGTTTCAAAATTGTATACGCTTTTATGGGGCATCTTCTGTATTGCCGTTGCCATGTTCGTCTCCAACTGGGGCAATAGTCTGATTGAAGTGGTGAATGTACTCGGTTCGCTTTTTTATGGTACGATACTCGGTATTTTCCTGGTGGCATTTTATTCCCGGCGGGTGAAAGGGAATGCCGTGTTCTGGGCGGCGCTGATCGCAGAAGCCATTGTAGTGGTGCTGTTTTTTCTGAATGAATATAAGGTCATTTCACTGGGTTTTCTGTGGCTCAATGCTATCGGCGCCTTGCTGGTATGGGGAATCAGCAGCTTCCTGCAATGGGTTATCCCTGGTAAAACGACGGTCAGCTGAATGACCGGAGTTGCTGCAGCATAAATTCCAGCCGTCGGGGTATGGAGCCTTCGGGAACCACAATGATATGGTAGCCCTGATGCCTGTAGGTCTGTTCGAGACAGGTATAAGTGTATACCGCTTCTTCCCAATCCTGTTTACGTTCCTCATCAGTTCTGTAGATCGCTTTCCATGGAGGGAGTATAAAAACCGAACGGTTATACCGGTAGGTCCGGCCCGTTTGTTCCAGATCCCCGGGTAGTTCCGTACCGGTCATTCGGGCGTAGCAGAGCGCATCGGGAATGCCCCGGTCGAAAAGAAAAACCGAGCCGGGAACGGCCGCTGCCTTTTCAACGGTTTCCTGATAACTTTTCACGGAGCGGTCCAGCATCAGCTGTATATATAGCGGCCGGTTGCCCCAGGGAAGCGCCGTTCCGCCGGCATCAACCTGCTCCTGTATGATGGCTCTCGCCACTTCCGGAACAACGGTAAAGCCGGCTGTCTGCAATGCATTCAGTAATGTGGTCTTTCCTGAACCAGGTCCGCCGGTGATCACAAAAAAACGGTCGCTGTTCATTTTCCCATTTTATTAAGCTGATCAAATGAAAGGTCGAGCACATCAAATGAACCATTGCCATAGGTATAGTGCCACCATTCTGAACTCAGCGGTTTGAATCCGTTCTGTTCCATAACTGACCGCAGACGGACCCGGTTCTGCAACACCTGCTGCGGCAGGTTGGTGAAACTATGATGTGCGCTGTCCGTAAAATTATCGAAGCCGGTGCCCATCGGTAATTCCTTCCCGGTTTTCAGATCGATAAGCGTAAGGTCCACCGCCGTACCACGGTTGTGATTGCTTCCCTTTGCGGGATTGGCAGCATAGCGCTCATCGGGCACCAGCTCCCAGAATTTTTTGGTGACAGCAAACGGGCGGTAGGCATCAAATATCTTCAATCCCAGACCTTCCTGTTTCAATGTTGCTTCAACCGCGGCCAGCGCCACCGCCGCAGGTTTTCTCATAAAGGTGCTGCGGGTATGGGAAGGATACATCAGCCGGTGCATAAAATTATTGGTGGTCGCATACCTGAGGTCATACACCAGACCGGGTGCAAGTGTTCTGAGCTCGGTCATTTCATTGTCCGGTTTTTCCCGGATACTTTTTTTATATACGCGGATGGAGCGCAGTACCGGGAACGAAACCGGTTGGCTGCTCAGCTGCATACCGGCAAACAGGAGCTGTAGTAACAGTATTTTCTTTAACAGGCTCATATAAAATTTTAAGCGGATGGTGTTATAAAATAAGATAGAAGGGGAGGAGGAAATAGATCGGAGCAGGTAAAGATAATATATTATTTTAGCATCCGTAAAAAAATAAAAAGACGGTTGGCAAAAACGTTGTATATAATCGGAGGTGGTGCATCCGGATTTTTTTGTGCGGTAAATGCGGCACGGTTGTACCCGGATTTACGTGTAGTGATCCTTGAAAAGAGCGCGAAGCTGCTGTCGAAGGTGAAAGTGAGCGGCGGCGGGCGTTGTAACGTTACCCATGCCTGTTTCGATATTGCTGAGATGGCACGGCGCTACCCGCGGGGCGGCAATTTTGTAAAAAAGATATTTCATGAATTTTTTACCAGCGATACGATCAACTGGTTTGAGGAACGTGGCGTGCAGCTGAAGACCGAGGCCGATGGACGTATGTTCCCGGTATCCGATTCGTCACAAACGATTATTGACTGCCTGCTAAACGAAGCCGGCCGCTACGGTGTAACGATCCGCATGCAGGAAGCCGTGACCGGCATCCGGAAAACAGCGGCAGGATTTGAAATTGAAACAGCAAAAGGAACGGTTTTTCATAGTGATTATGTATGTGTGGCCTGCGGCGGTTTTCCGAAGGCAGAGCAATTTGAATGGCTGCGTAATCTGGGACATACTATTGCTGTTCCGGTACCTTCGTTGTTCACCTTTAACAGTCCGCAACATCCGTTAACGGAGTTGATGGGGGTAAGCGTTACGGAGGCGCGGGTTGCTGTTGCAGGTACAAAGCTCCACCAGCGCGGAGCGTTGCTGGTAACACATTGGGGGATCAGCGGCCCTGCCGTATTACGTTTGAGCGCCTGGGCCGCCAGGGACCTTGCGGGGCAGGAATGGACGTTCACCGCAATCATCAACTGGCTGCCGGAGCTTTCGGAAACGGAGCTGAGGGAACGGTTCGTAACATGGCGTTCGGAAAAAGCTGCACAAAAAATAGGGAATAAAAATCCGCTGGAGCTTCCCGGCCGTCTCTGGCTGTTTCTGCTGACCCGGTCCGGAATCGATGAGCACCGGCGCTGGGCAGACCTGCCTTCAAAAAATCAAAACCTGCTGATCCGGAACCTGCTGGCTTTTGAGTTGCCGGTAAAAGGGAAGACCACCTATAAAGAAGAATTTGTAACGGCGGGAGGAATTACGCTGGCGGAAGTGGAACCACAAACAATGATGAGCCGGAAAATACCGGGTCTGTTCTTTACAGGAGAAGTGATCGATGTGGACGGTATCACCGGCGGCTACAATTTTCAGAATGCCTGGAGCACGGGCTTCATAGCGGCACGATCCGCAGGACAGCTGGCTAGTGCCCCATCTTTTTAATATAGTCGGTTGGGGTCATTCCGAACTGTTTATGAAAATTCCTTCCAAACTGGGTCAGCGAGCTGTAGCCGACGGTTTCTGCAATCTCATTCATCCGGTGGTGGCCCTCGCTGATCATGGCAGCTGCTTTTTTCAGCCGGGTAAGGTTGATCATTTCATTAGGCGAGAGATCAGAGATCGATTTGATCTTGCGGTACAGGGTAGGGCGGCTCATATTCAGCTGCTGTGCCAGAAACTCTACGTCCAGAAGGGTGTTGGAGAGATTGGATTCGATCAGCTGCTGCAGTTTTTCCAGGAATTGCTCGTCCATCCTGGTATGCGCCATCGTTCTGATATGCGTGAGCGGTGAGTTCGCAAAATAATCTTTCAGTTTCATCCGGTTATTGAGCAAGCTGGCAACCTGTGCATTCAGGTGTTCGGGAGAGAATGGTTTTTCAATATAGGCGTCTGCGCCGGCGTCAAGCCCCTCGATCTTTGACTGCAAAGAATTTTTTGCCGTCAGCAATACAATGGGGATATGGCTAAGCTCGAAATTTGATTTTATATAATCACAAAATTCCAGGCCATCCATGCCCGGCATCATAATATCACTGATGATCAGGTGAACGATCTGCTCTTCAAGTTGCAGCAGTGCTTCATTACCGCTGGTTGCTGTAAGTACGGTATACCGCTCTTCCAGATCGTCCCGTAGAAAGTCAAGAATATCTTCATTGTCATCTACAATCAGTATTGTAAATTTCGACAGGTCTTCTGTAAATAGCTCTTTGCTGTTCAAGATAAAAACATTGGTTTATGCCTGTGCCGGACGGATAGGGAACAGGACTTCGAAAGTAACCAAATTTTCCATCGGGGCCAAACGGATAAGACCTCCATGAAGGTCGATAAGTGATTTGGCGAGCGCCAGGCCGATCCCTGCGCCGGAGATGCTTTCGGTAAACTGCGAACGGAAGAACAGGTCAAAGATCCGGGGCCGGTCCTTTTCCGGTATCGGGGGGCCGTCATTGCTGATCTGGATCAGGAATTGCTGTGCCTCCTTCAGATGTAAAAGACTGACGCTGACCTTGCTGTTGCAATACTTGAGTGCATTATCCAGCAGGTTGCTGACGATCTTTTTAAAAGCCTCCGGATCAATAGCGGCTTCGAATGTTTCAGAAGGGATATCCAGTTCAAAAGAAATAGCATGCTCTTCTGCCGTGGGTTGAAAATTGCTCCAGATGGCCGCCAGCAGCTCGGTAATATCGGTGTTCACAAAATTTAATGAAACCTGCTCGGATTCCGCTTTCCGGAAATCGAGCAGCTGGTTGCTCAGTTCCAGCAGGCGTTCCGTATTCCTGTTCATACTGCGGAGGTATTTTTCTGTCTGCGGGGTGGGGGTTAGCAGTTTGGTGATTTTTTCCAGCGGCGCTTTGATCAGTGTCAGTGGCGTGCGGATCTCGTGTGCCACTTTGGTAAAGAAATCGATCTTTGATTCGATGAGTTCCTTTTCTTTTTGTACGGCGTACAACTGCATTTTTCTTTTTTGTTTGGCGGCTATATTGCTGCGATAGGTCCGGACGGAAATGTACGCAATAATGATCAGCAATAAAAGATAGATCATATACGCCAGCGGGGTTCTCCATAACGGGGGACGGATCAGGATGCGGAGACTGCGCTCATTATTCTGCCAACGGCCGCTGCTGTTGGTGGAACGTACTTTAAAAACATATGAACCCGGAGGCAGGTTGGTAAAGTAAACGCTTCTGTTGGTTTTGATATAGTTCCATTCTTCATCCAGCCCTTCCAGTTTATAGGCGTACTCCACATTATCCGGTGCGGTAAAATTGATTGCTGCAAAATCGATATTGAAGGTTGACTGCGGATAGGCGAGCGTGATCCGCGGCGTGATGAGCAATGACCGGAACAACGGGCCTTTCTTTGGCGCAATGGATAGCGGCGCGTTGAATACCGAGAAGTTGGTGATATATACAGGAGGCGTATATGTATCTGTAGTGAGCTTCGCCGGATCAAAGCTGATCATTCCTTTTACGCTTCCGTAATAGAGCCGTCCGTTCCGGTCTTTGAATGCCGAAGAATAATTGAACTGGTCTCCCAGGAGTCCGCTCGTTTTTGTAAAGGTCCTTAATACCCCGCCTTCCGGATCCAGCAGCACCAGGCCTCTTGATGTGGTGACCCAATGCCGGCGCAGCGGGTCTTCTGCAACCGTATAAATAAGATTGCTCGGAAAACCTGTAGCAGTTGAATACGTGACCACCTTTCGTGTAACAGGATCAATATTGAATAAGCCATCTTCAGTGGCGATCCATAATGTATGATCGGAGGCCTCATGAATATAGGTGACCCTGTTCTCGGACAGGCGGTCCTTGTTCTGATACAGCAGTTGCAGCTGACCGTAAATCTTTTTCCGCGGATTATAGTAGTGCAGTCCGTCCTGGAAGGTGCCCGCCCAGATCGTTCCGTCGCTTGCCTCAAGGATACCGGAGTAAAAGCCTCCCCGGGGAAAATAGCCGGGCGCAGTAAAATTGCCTTTTTTTTCATTATAGATGTAGATCCCGTTGGAAGTACCGGCCCATATCCGGTTGTCGGAGGTCTTATAAAGACTGTGTATGAAATTACTTTTCAGATCATTGGGACCGGGTCCGGCCGTAAAGTGATGAATCACGTTGCCGGTGCGGAGATCCATAACATCCAGACCATGTTCAAATGTTCCGATCCAGAGCCGGTTGCCATCATGCAGCAGCCCGTGAATATTGGTGTGGGCGATGCCCGAAGGTTTTCCGGTAGGTTTGAAATTAATGAATGTTCCGGTTGCCGGATCGAATTTGTTGAGCCCGGCATCTTCTGTGCCGATCCAGAGATGACCCGAATCATCGGCGGTGATCTCCCGTACCGCATTGCCCCGGATCGATCCTGCACCGGCGCCGGGGAAATATTTTTCAAACGGCGGGTTTTCTTTAGGGTAGTAATTCAGCCCGCCGAAATAGGTCCCGATCCAGATGCCGCCTTCCCGGTCTTTACAAAAGGAGTACACGGCATTATCGGTAAGTGCATAGGGATTCTGGTAATGTTTCTTCAGGTTGGTAAACCTGCCGGTGCGGGCGTTGTAAATATAGATGCCGCTTTCTGTTGCAACCCAGTATTCGCCTTCTTTCGATTGCACAAAATCACGCGCATAGATCTGTGTGTTGTCGGTATTGTAGGTCAGCAGGTCTTCATAAGTATGCGACGCTGTATAAAATTTCTTGATGCCCTGGGTTGCTGTTCCTACAAGAAAATATCCTTCGCCTGTATCATAGATCCGTTCCAGCCAGGGAGAGACCGGCGGGGGCGAGTGTTGAAAAAGGGAAAAAAAAGAGAATCGCCCGCTGGCGCTGTCGTAGCGGCCGACAGAACCCGATAACAGGCCTACCCATAATTCATTGGCCTTTGAAATAGTGAGGGTGGTGCAGAGATCCAGTTCATTGTTCAGAAAACGGGTGATTCTTCCGGTTTGCCGGGAGTACCGGTATAATTTAAAATTGATGATAAACCACAGGTTGCCTGCAGCATCTTCATCAATGGCCCGCACCAGTTGTTTGGGGGTATGTTGCAGGAAAGTAAAAGTCTCATCTTCCGGGTGATACGCATAGATGCCATGTTCGGTGCCGACCCAGATGGTTCCTTCGCGTCCTTCGTGCAATTGCCATACCGAATTATTTCCGAGACTGCTGCTGTCTCCCGGTGTGTTGCGGAATACCTTAAAACTGTAGCCGTCAAAGCGGTTCAGTCCGTCTTTGGTACCAGCCCAGATAAATCCCTTTTTATCCTGGATCACGCAGGTGGCTGTATTATTGGATAATCCTTTCTCTACCTGGAAGCGTTCAAAATAGTATTGTTGCGCACAAACGCTCTGTACACAGAATATAAATGCAACAGCTGAAAAAACATGTATGATCCAACCCTTCAAATGCAACCGGTTTTTATAGTCAAATATAAGTAAATGTAACAGCGGAATCAGTACGGGTACATTTTTTAAGCAGCATGCATTTCTTTATGATTGCGATCAGTACGGTAGATACCCAGTGAAGTGAATTGATACAATTTGATGAAAGAATGAGACAAAATATTAAGGAATCAGGTGTGTGGAATACTATTTTTGGAAGAACGCTGATTGTTAAATTTTATGCTATATGAATGATCGATTCAAAAAGCCATTGGGCCTGTTCCGTTATGGACGTTGTGTGCCCTTTTTCATCTTTCTGTTTTCCCTGCTGAGTACGGTGTACGCCCAGGAGCAGAAGACCGTTTCGGGTACGGTAACGGACGAGCGGGGAACGGCGCTGGTGGGTGCCAGTGTATCTGTTAAAGGCACCACCACTGCAACGGTAACCGGGGAAAACGGAACCTACCAGATAGGAGTGCCTGCAAATGCCGTGCTGGTGATCACCAGCGTAGGCTATGCGACGCAGGAGGTAGCTGTAAGAGACCAGCCTTCCGTTGACGTGGTATTAAAAGCATCTGCCACCGACCTGAATGAAGTAGTGGTGGTGGGGTATGGTACCCAGTTAAAGAAAGACCTGACGGGAGCGGTTTCTGTTGTAAAATCCGCCGATGTATTAAGACGCCAGTCCACCACAGTAGCAGAAGCCCTGCAGGGACTGGCTACAGGTATCCGTGTAAGAGGTGGTGGTCGTCCGGGTTCTGAAGCACTTATACAGATCCGTGGCGCAAAGAACCTTACGGGAACAAATCCTTTGTATGTAATCGACGGATTGATCACAGATGCCAACCGC is from Niabella beijingensis and encodes:
- a CDS encoding PIG-L family deacetylase, translated to MKRFLYLFFIACLGSSAMAQAPRSWSGAEILQGIRKLNVLGSVLYLAAHPDDENTRLITYLANEKFYRTGYLSLTRGDGGQNLIGEEQGIELGLIRTQELLAARRIDGGEQFFTRAFDFGFSKNPEETFTIWNRALVLSDVVWVIRKFQPDVIITRFPTTGEGGHGHHTASAILANEAFKLAADPGQFPEQLKYVKPWQAKRILWNTFNFGGNNTTAPSQFKMDAGAYNAPLGKSYGEIAALSRSQHKSQGFGSAGTRGESWEYFKTTGGDAPATDLMDDVDLTWARVGPEGTTISEAIKKIETQFSVVNPAAAVKPLAALYQQIGKLPDSYWKRKKLEEVQELIRQCCGLFIKATSAVQMLFPGETVKFTTAIINRSAARVQLKGIKVGNDHVSLDLPLEKNRNVNQTVTVAIPDDVPLSQPYWLRETMAAANYTVPDQQQIGIPDALPAYTAEIAVTIEGMPFTLTEPVRYNFTDPVKGELYEPVVIAPKVTVQLSPKLVLFQKGTTGTKQLKLQPVINKPLPGQLGVGLAGLPGTAAAAVADTGAGVQIPVTNQQLTQPVTSVYGTVWDQTKPEKKYAQALKSIHYDHIPYINYFFTDSVKLLNIDLKTAGKRIGYIPGAGDKVPEVLTAMGYEVVLLDRSRLTGSDLSGFDAIISGVRAYNIHEWLNESYDKLMAYIRNGGNLIVQYNTNNNIGPVKAKIGPYSFAISRNRITDEKARVRFTDPVMPVLNYPNKITQEDFEGWVQERSTYHAADWDAQLKPVFAMKDPGEQEDTGALVTGKYGKGYFTYCGIAFFRQLPAAVPGAIRLFANIIALNSQLSTSANDR
- a CDS encoding AAA family ATPase, translated to MNSDRFFVITGGPGSGKTTLLNALQTAGFTVVPEVARAIIQEQVDAGGTALPWGNRPLYIQLMLDRSVKSYQETVEKAAAVPGSVFLFDRGIPDALCYARMTGTELPGDLEQTGRTYRYNRSVFILPPWKAIYRTDEERKQDWEEAVYTYTCLEQTYRHQGYHIIVVPEGSIPRRLEFMLQQLRSFS
- a CDS encoding M15 family metallopeptidase codes for the protein MSLLKKILLLQLLFAGMQLSSQPVSFPVLRSIRVYKKSIREKPDNEMTELRTLAPGLVYDLRYATTNNFMHRLMYPSHTRSTFMRKPAAVALAAVEATLKQEGLGLKIFDAYRPFAVTKKFWELVPDERYAANPAKGSNHNRGTAVDLTLIDLKTGKELPMGTGFDNFTDSAHHSFTNLPQQVLQNRVRLRSVMEQNGFKPLSSEWWHYTYGNGSFDVLDLSFDQLNKMGK
- a CDS encoding response regulator, giving the protein MNSKELFTEDLSKFTILIVDDNEDILDFLRDDLEERYTVLTATSGNEALLQLEEQIVHLIISDIMMPGMDGLEFCDYIKSNFELSHIPIVLLTAKNSLQSKIEGLDAGADAYIEKPFSPEHLNAQVASLLNNRMKLKDYFANSPLTHIRTMAHTRMDEQFLEKLQQLIESNLSNTLLDVEFLAQQLNMSRPTLYRKIKSISDLSPNEMINLTRLKKAAAMISEGHHRMNEIAETVGYSSLTQFGRNFHKQFGMTPTDYIKKMGH
- a CDS encoding sodium:solute symporter, yielding MKSLDWVVLIVTLTGIILYGIYKSRTTRDLDGYFLSNRSMPWYLILLSIMGTQASAITFLAAPGQAYTDGMRFIQYYFGLPLAAIVICISFVPVFSRLKVFTAYEYLEHRFDLKTRTFTSFLFLLQRGLSTGISIYAPSIILSVLLGWNIYLTNLFMGGLLIIYTVTGGARAVAYTQTFQFLIIMGAMAVAGYFIVKDLPPGIGFTDALRVGGKLGKMNIVTSGITDGKFDWGDRYNIFSGMIGGFFLLLSYFGTDQSQVGRYLTARSLTESRLGLLMNGIVKIPMQFFILLLGVLVFAFYQFNKAPAFFNEFELNRLEQSVYKDSLHQLQQELQSIQQRKDAALALYPGQRETAFGQLQELQKETETVRSQIKGLVKKNGGADNDTNYIFLHFVVDYLPAGLVGLIIAIIFLASWGSIAAALNSLASSTMIDFHKRFRIKHTAQEKEYRVSKLYTLLWGIFCIAVAMFVSNWGNSLIEVVNVLGSLFYGTILGIFLVAFYSRRVKGNAVFWAALIAEAIVVVLFFLNEYKVISLGFLWLNAIGALLVWGISSFLQWVIPGKTTVS
- a CDS encoding NAD(P)/FAD-dependent oxidoreductase; amino-acid sequence: MAKTLYIIGGGASGFFCAVNAARLYPDLRVVILEKSAKLLSKVKVSGGGRCNVTHACFDIAEMARRYPRGGNFVKKIFHEFFTSDTINWFEERGVQLKTEADGRMFPVSDSSQTIIDCLLNEAGRYGVTIRMQEAVTGIRKTAAGFEIETAKGTVFHSDYVCVACGGFPKAEQFEWLRNLGHTIAVPVPSLFTFNSPQHPLTELMGVSVTEARVAVAGTKLHQRGALLVTHWGISGPAVLRLSAWAARDLAGQEWTFTAIINWLPELSETELRERFVTWRSEKAAQKIGNKNPLELPGRLWLFLLTRSGIDEHRRWADLPSKNQNLLIRNLLAFELPVKGKTTYKEEFVTAGGITLAEVEPQTMMSRKIPGLFFTGEVIDVDGITGGYNFQNAWSTGFIAARSAGQLASAPSF
- a CDS encoding ligand-binding sensor domain-containing protein yields the protein MKGWIIHVFSAVAFIFCVQSVCAQQYYFERFQVEKGLSNNTATCVIQDKKGFIWAGTKDGLNRFDGYSFKVFRNTPGDSSSLGNNSVWQLHEGREGTIWVGTEHGIYAYHPEDETFTFLQHTPKQLVRAIDEDAAGNLWFIINFKLYRYSRQTGRITRFLNNELDLCTTLTISKANELWVGLLSGSVGRYDSASGRFSFFSLFQHSPPPVSPWLERIYDTGEGYFLVGTATQGIKKFYTASHTYEDLLTYNTDNTQIYARDFVQSKEGEYWVATESGIYIYNARTGRFTNLKKHYQNPYALTDNAVYSFCKDREGGIWIGTYFGGLNYYPKENPPFEKYFPGAGAGSIRGNAVREITADDSGHLWIGTEDAGLNKFDPATGTFINFKPTGKPSGIAHTNIHGLLHDGNRLWIGTFEHGLDVMDLRTGNVIHHFTAGPGPNDLKSNFIHSLYKTSDNRIWAGTSNGIYIYNEKKGNFTAPGYFPRGGFYSGILEASDGTIWAGTFQDGLHYYNPRKKIYGQLQLLYQNKDRLSENRVTYIHEASDHTLWIATEDGLFNIDPVTRKVVTYSTATGFPSNLIYTVAEDPLRRHWVTTSRGLVLLDPEGGVLRTFTKTSGLLGDQFNYSSAFKDRNGRLYYGSVKGMISFDPAKLTTDTYTPPVYITNFSVFNAPLSIAPKKGPLFRSLLITPRITLAYPQSTFNIDFAAINFTAPDNVEYAYKLEGLDEEWNYIKTNRSVYFTNLPPGSYVFKVRSTNSSGRWQNNERSLRILIRPPLWRTPLAYMIYLLLLIIIAYISVRTYRSNIAAKQKRKMQLYAVQKEKELIESKIDFFTKVAHEIRTPLTLIKAPLEKITKLLTPTPQTEKYLRSMNRNTERLLELSNQLLDFRKAESEQVSLNFVNTDITELLAAIWSNFQPTAEEHAISFELDIPSETFEAAIDPEAFKKIVSNLLDNALKYCNSKVSVSLLHLKEAQQFLIQISNDGPPIPEKDRPRIFDLFFRSQFTESISGAGIGLALAKSLIDLHGGLIRLAPMENLVTFEVLFPIRPAQA